The following coding sequences lie in one Treponema socranskii subsp. buccale genomic window:
- a CDS encoding 4Fe-4S dicluster domain-containing protein, which translates to MKMIPVIHTNEGNLVKRAVNGFLQPVVTIPLSHETQDSLVCLVHPGDRVREGETIAVPSSSYPLRSGAKLHASVPGIVEDIVSCISPNGREERAVRIRLAGRFSYLGKKRFSENWRSLSPSEIIRRIADSGVINTFDTTEPASLASQIEYTEMKARNVLVVRLYDDDPKRITDSVLSKAFFDDIKTGAFIVSRALGGAGIVFAYDAENMQKAASAGKKGKSGEKSSAQSDGKPASIENADRSFMNVEGAPAPVCFVPVDITEYPAGFRNEIIDVVKKSAKEKPFNKISAGCVFVDAVSMIAVNNAICFGVPSVEQYVHVSGECIPAEALMKVRVGTTMRYLAEQCGGLKRSSAAVIVNGLMLGSFCASLDAPVTKYVKSISFLSAHRIPDRNELPCVRCGECRLVCPRHLSPDILYRHASGGAEAQKEYIDSAVLCSGCGLCNSVCPSRLSISQAITRMRHAGESL; encoded by the coding sequence ATGAAGATGATTCCCGTCATACATACAAACGAAGGAAATCTCGTTAAACGCGCCGTAAACGGTTTTTTGCAGCCGGTCGTGACGATTCCGCTCTCTCACGAAACGCAAGACTCTCTCGTTTGTCTCGTTCATCCCGGAGACCGCGTGCGCGAAGGGGAAACCATTGCCGTTCCTTCTTCGTCTTATCCCCTCCGCTCAGGTGCAAAGCTGCACGCAAGCGTACCGGGTATTGTCGAAGATATCGTTTCATGTATCAGTCCGAACGGACGTGAAGAGCGCGCTGTACGAATACGGCTTGCCGGAAGATTTTCATATCTCGGAAAAAAACGCTTTTCCGAAAACTGGCGCTCTCTTTCTCCTTCGGAAATCATTCGGCGAATTGCGGATTCGGGCGTCATAAACACTTTCGATACGACCGAGCCTGCTTCTCTTGCATCTCAAATTGAATATACGGAAATGAAAGCGCGAAACGTGCTCGTCGTGCGCCTCTATGACGACGATCCCAAGCGCATTACCGATTCCGTTTTATCGAAAGCGTTTTTCGACGATATCAAAACGGGAGCCTTTATCGTTTCCCGCGCTCTCGGAGGAGCGGGTATCGTTTTTGCATACGATGCCGAAAATATGCAAAAGGCTGCGAGTGCCGGAAAAAAGGGAAAGTCGGGTGAAAAATCTTCGGCACAATCGGACGGAAAACCCGCTTCGATTGAAAACGCGGATCGGAGTTTTATGAACGTCGAAGGTGCTCCGGCTCCGGTATGCTTCGTTCCCGTCGATATAACCGAATATCCGGCCGGTTTCCGCAATGAAATAATCGATGTCGTAAAAAAATCGGCAAAAGAAAAACCGTTCAATAAAATCTCAGCCGGATGCGTTTTTGTCGATGCCGTATCGATGATTGCGGTAAACAATGCGATTTGCTTCGGCGTGCCGTCGGTCGAACAGTATGTACATGTTTCCGGCGAATGCATACCGGCGGAGGCTCTTATGAAAGTACGCGTCGGAACGACGATGCGCTACCTTGCCGAACAATGCGGCGGATTAAAGCGCTCTTCCGCAGCCGTTATCGTAAACGGTCTCATGCTCGGAAGCTTTTGTGCAAGTCTTGACGCTCCGGTGACGAAATACGTAAAATCGATTTCATTCCTTTCCGCGCACCGTATTCCCGATCGGAATGAGCTGCCGTGCGTACGCTGCGGCGAATGCCGCCTCGTCTGTCCCCGTCATCTGTCGCCGGACATATTGTACCGGCACGCATCGGGCGGCGCGGAAGCGCAAAAAGAATATATCGACTCGGCGGTATTGTGTTCGGGGTGCGGGCTGTGCAATTCGGTGTGTCCCTCACGGCTTTCGATAAGCCAGGCGATAACACGAATGCGCCATGCGGGAGAATCGCTATGA
- a CDS encoding divergent PAP2 family protein, protein MLLSVKEQLKLFLANPVFLACICSWFCSQFLKTIIALLSHKIRSLSVLFEMMVWRTGSLPSSHSAIVAALTTSIGFHSGIHSDVFILSLCFLLVTVRDALGVRRANGIQAKRLNEIGKELDRQKIVAYTPIKEVQGHTPLEVIVGLLIGFSIGFAFSLLQ, encoded by the coding sequence ATGTTGCTGTCGGTAAAAGAACAACTGAAACTCTTCTTAGCGAACCCCGTGTTTTTGGCGTGCATTTGCAGCTGGTTTTGTTCGCAGTTTTTAAAAACGATCATCGCTTTACTGTCTCATAAAATCCGCAGTTTGTCCGTACTCTTTGAAATGATGGTGTGGCGGACGGGAAGCCTTCCGTCAAGTCATTCCGCGATCGTGGCGGCGCTGACGACGTCCATCGGTTTTCACTCGGGAATTCATTCCGACGTATTTATTTTGTCGCTGTGTTTTTTGCTCGTAACTGTCCGCGATGCGCTCGGCGTGAGACGGGCGAACGGTATTCAGGCGAAGCGATTGAACGAAATCGGAAAAGAGCTCGATCGGCAAAAGATCGTCGCGTATACTCCAATAAAAGAAGTGCAGGGGCACACGCCGCTCGAAGTGATCGTAGGACTTCTTATCGGCTTTTCGATCGGATTTGCATTTTCATTGCTGCAGTAG
- the truB gene encoding tRNA pseudouridine(55) synthase TruB, with product MRGGIVLFAKRPGVTSFSSLFSIKRALGTKKVGHTGTLDSFASGLLVVCTGSLTRIASYITSFNKTYDAVIEFGIETDTLEYTGKIVNTAPLPTKDDVLSAIKQYTGDILQTPPLFSALHINGERASDIARSGRVAEMPSRPVTVFASEAEEFLFEAGDRVKAVRVRFSVSKGTYIRSLARDIGSYCKSAAHLAGLRRLSVGSFRLEDAAGFSSLAPFTLRSVYQTIFDMQKAQSASCKADASEHTPHSGEDVQSEVREKMQMMTESLAAECGFGTVHILSEYEDDFKHGRPLFSSMFEKGADGACAASAVFSANGTCAFCGDGAIAVFGKHGNFLGMISRNGEDAYSYAFVISD from the coding sequence ATGCGGGGCGGCATCGTTCTTTTTGCAAAGAGGCCGGGCGTAACGAGCTTTTCGTCTCTCTTTTCGATCAAGCGCGCGCTCGGTACGAAAAAAGTCGGACACACGGGAACGCTCGACAGCTTCGCCTCCGGTCTCCTCGTCGTGTGTACCGGCTCTCTCACGCGCATTGCATCATACATCACTTCTTTTAATAAAACTTACGACGCCGTTATCGAATTCGGTATCGAAACCGATACGCTCGAATATACCGGAAAAATCGTCAATACCGCGCCGCTTCCGACAAAAGACGATGTCCTTTCCGCAATCAAGCAGTATACGGGCGATATACTGCAGACGCCGCCGCTTTTTTCCGCACTGCACATAAACGGCGAGCGGGCAAGCGATATTGCGCGGAGCGGACGCGTCGCCGAAATGCCCTCTCGTCCCGTTACCGTATTCGCTTCCGAAGCGGAAGAGTTTTTATTCGAAGCGGGCGATCGCGTAAAAGCCGTCCGTGTCCGCTTTTCGGTTTCAAAAGGGACGTACATCAGAAGCCTTGCCCGCGATATCGGATCGTATTGCAAAAGCGCAGCCCATCTTGCAGGCTTGAGGCGGCTTTCGGTCGGAAGCTTTCGCCTCGAAGATGCTGCGGGCTTTTCATCGCTTGCGCCGTTTACGCTACGATCGGTGTATCAAACGATTTTCGATATGCAAAAAGCACAATCCGCTTCATGTAAGGCGGACGCGTCGGAACATACCCCGCATTCGGGAGAAGACGTCCAAAGCGAAGTGCGTGAAAAGATGCAGATGATGACCGAAAGCCTCGCAGCCGAATGCGGCTTCGGTACGGTGCACATCCTTTCCGAATACGAAGACGATTTCAAACACGGGCGTCCGCTTTTTTCTTCGATGTTTGAAAAAGGGGCTGACGGTGCATGTGCGGCAAGCGCTGTGTTTTCGGCGAACGGTACTTGCGCTTTCTGCGGTGACGGGGCGATTGCGGTTTTCGGAAAGCACGGTAATTTTTTGGGAATGATTTCGCGGAACGGCGAAGACGCGTATTCGTACGCCTTCGTGATTTCCGATTGA
- the rbfA gene encoding 30S ribosome-binding factor RbfA, with translation MKQYRMQRLGDQLRDEISKLIITEQVKDPRVSTFLTVNRVDVSNDLCYGKVYVSSFLPDAQVKTGVEGLNSAAGFIQSTIAKKLRIRQFPHLTFYVDTAMKEGFEMVQKLNELEREGNAGGEAENARTAGDPAPHESQ, from the coding sequence GTGAAGCAGTACCGCATGCAGCGACTCGGCGATCAGCTGCGCGATGAAATCTCAAAGCTCATCATCACCGAGCAGGTAAAAGATCCGCGCGTGTCGACGTTTTTGACGGTAAACCGCGTCGACGTGTCGAACGATCTGTGCTACGGAAAAGTCTACGTGTCGAGCTTTCTTCCCGACGCGCAGGTAAAGACGGGCGTCGAAGGTTTAAACAGTGCCGCGGGCTTTATCCAATCGACGATCGCAAAAAAGCTCCGTATCCGTCAGTTTCCGCATTTGACCTTTTACGTCGATACGGCGATGAAAGAAGGTTTTGAAATGGTGCAAAAGCTGAACGAACTTGAAAGGGAAGGAAATGCCGGCGGAGAGGCGGAAAATGCCCGTACGGCAGGGGATCCGGCTCCTCACGAATCACAGTAG
- the infB gene encoding translation initiation factor IF-2, with protein sequence MADEVEKKPEFVIHHKRQASTDKAPASPAEKKQKRVIIVKRAPKAADGAKTEKVRVVAKQDRKTAAAQKTVSETSDIVEKKTPADSKTSIQQTPEAPAKAAKSTAAPVKKAYDFNAVRPNVKAGNLSDRSRSAYRASSSRSQTGGFGSRPYRDSTGFTGAQARAGYQNRERENQQGGYTQGRGGRTGFSGTRTGFQGRSARPGFQNRPGFGGARPGGFGSPAAVPPPKGPAKKSFKGKKQVYRKTDEQLEDDKFFAQKKKTETPANVVPKSIDIMESISVSDLARKMNLKASDIIQKLMSQGMMVTINQSIDSDTATLVAAEYGCDVHLVSLYDETVIESEKDNAETVKPRPPIVTVMGHVDHGKTKTLDAIRHSHVAEGEFGGITQSIGAYSVSTEKGTITFLDTPGHEAFTMMRARGAQVTDIVILVVAADDGVMPQTLEAINHAKDAKVPIIVAVNKIDKPEANPDRVRTQLSEHGLTPEDWGGDTQYVNISALKGEGIDDLLDAVLLQAEMLELKADYNCRAEGKILESRVDQGRGIVATVIVQRGTLRQGDPFVAGIYSGHVRAMFNDRGKRIQEATPSMPVEVLGIESMPNAGDPFQVTESEKDAREVSVKRQELKRFEEARAVKKVTLENLYQTIDASNVKEFRVIIKADLQGSAEALKTALEKLSTKDIRLVVIHSSAGAINESDVTLASADRNAIIIGFNVRPTAKAKLLADQERVEIRKYSIIYKAVEEVQAAMEGMLTPDTKEEVTGTLEVRNTFKVPRVGIIAGCYVTDGFIKRSGSVHLIRDGIVKFTGKISSLKRFKDDAKEVAAGYECGVGIEDWQDIQVGDTLEAFELIKVARKLGDSLSEEAAANNAADASEGEKE encoded by the coding sequence ATGGCGGATGAAGTAGAGAAAAAGCCCGAATTCGTAATTCATCACAAAAGACAGGCGTCGACCGATAAAGCTCCCGCATCTCCTGCGGAAAAAAAGCAAAAGAGAGTCATCATCGTTAAGCGCGCTCCGAAAGCTGCCGACGGTGCAAAGACGGAAAAGGTGCGCGTCGTGGCAAAACAGGATAGGAAAACTGCGGCCGCGCAAAAAACGGTGTCCGAAACATCCGATATCGTCGAAAAAAAGACTCCTGCCGATTCGAAGACTTCCATACAGCAGACGCCGGAAGCGCCGGCTAAAGCGGCAAAAAGCACCGCCGCTCCGGTAAAAAAAGCGTACGATTTTAACGCCGTCCGCCCGAACGTAAAAGCGGGAAATCTTTCAGACAGAAGTCGTTCCGCCTACCGCGCGTCCTCTTCGCGTTCGCAAACGGGAGGATTCGGCTCCCGTCCGTATCGCGACAGCACGGGCTTTACCGGAGCGCAGGCACGTGCGGGATATCAAAACAGAGAACGCGAAAATCAGCAGGGCGGTTATACGCAGGGAAGGGGCGGTCGTACCGGATTTTCGGGTACGCGTACGGGCTTTCAGGGCAGAAGCGCTCGTCCCGGTTTTCAAAATCGTCCGGGATTCGGCGGAGCGAGACCGGGAGGATTCGGTTCTCCTGCAGCGGTTCCGCCTCCGAAGGGACCGGCAAAAAAATCGTTTAAAGGCAAAAAACAGGTTTACCGCAAAACCGACGAACAGCTCGAAGACGATAAATTTTTTGCGCAAAAGAAAAAAACCGAAACGCCTGCGAACGTCGTTCCGAAATCGATCGATATCATGGAATCGATTTCCGTTTCCGATCTCGCGCGTAAAATGAATTTAAAAGCGTCGGACATTATCCAAAAGCTCATGTCGCAAGGCATGATGGTCACGATCAATCAATCGATAGATTCCGATACGGCAACCCTCGTTGCAGCCGAATACGGCTGCGATGTGCATCTCGTCAGTTTGTACGACGAAACCGTTATCGAAAGCGAAAAAGACAATGCGGAAACGGTAAAGCCGCGCCCGCCCATCGTCACCGTCATGGGACACGTCGATCACGGCAAAACGAAAACGCTCGACGCGATCCGCCATTCACACGTCGCCGAAGGAGAGTTCGGAGGCATCACCCAGTCGATCGGCGCGTATTCGGTTTCGACGGAAAAGGGTACGATCACTTTCCTCGATACGCCGGGGCACGAAGCGTTTACGATGATGCGGGCACGCGGTGCGCAGGTAACCGATATCGTCATCCTCGTCGTTGCGGCAGACGACGGAGTGATGCCGCAGACGCTTGAAGCGATCAACCACGCAAAAGATGCAAAGGTTCCGATCATCGTCGCGGTCAACAAAATCGATAAGCCGGAAGCGAATCCCGACCGCGTGCGCACGCAGCTTTCCGAACACGGGCTTACGCCGGAGGATTGGGGCGGCGATACGCAGTATGTCAATATCAGTGCGCTTAAAGGCGAAGGTATAGACGATCTTCTCGACGCGGTTTTGCTGCAGGCGGAAATGCTCGAATTGAAAGCCGACTACAACTGTCGTGCCGAAGGAAAAATTCTCGAATCGAGGGTCGATCAGGGACGCGGTATCGTCGCGACGGTCATCGTTCAGCGCGGTACGCTTCGCCAAGGCGATCCCTTCGTCGCAGGCATCTATTCCGGTCACGTGCGGGCTATGTTCAACGATCGCGGAAAACGCATTCAGGAAGCGACTCCGTCGATGCCCGTCGAAGTGCTCGGCATTGAAAGTATGCCGAATGCGGGAGATCCCTTCCAAGTGACGGAAAGCGAAAAAGACGCGCGCGAAGTTTCGGTAAAGCGGCAGGAATTGAAGCGCTTCGAAGAAGCGCGTGCGGTCAAAAAAGTTACGCTCGAAAACCTCTATCAGACGATCGACGCGAGCAACGTCAAAGAATTCCGCGTCATCATCAAAGCGGATTTGCAGGGGTCGGCCGAAGCGCTCAAAACCGCGCTCGAAAAACTTTCGACAAAGGATATCCGTCTCGTCGTCATCCATTCGTCGGCGGGCGCCATCAACGAAAGCGACGTTACGCTTGCAAGCGCCGACCGCAATGCGATCATCATCGGATTCAATGTGCGTCCGACGGCAAAGGCAAAGCTGCTGGCCGATCAGGAACGCGTCGAAATCCGAAAGTATTCGATCATCTACAAAGCCGTCGAAGAAGTGCAGGCGGCGATGGAAGGCATGCTCACGCCCGATACGAAGGAAGAAGTTACCGGTACGCTTGAAGTGCGCAATACGTTCAAAGTTCCGCGCGTCGGCATTATCGCAGGCTGCTATGTTACCGACGGCTTTATCAAACGGAGCGGCAGCGTGCATCTCATCCGCGACGGAATCGTCAAATTTACCGGAAAGATTTCATCGCTCAAGCGCTTTAAAGACGATGCGAAAGAAGTCGCTGCGGGTTACGAGTGCGGCGTCGGCATCGAAGATTGGCAGGATATCCAAGTCGGCGATACGCTCGAAGCATTCGAACTCATCAAAGTGGCGAGAAAGCTCGGCGATTCGCTTTCCGAAGAAGCCGCTGCAAACAATGCAGCCGATGCGAGTGAGGGTGAAAAAGAGTGA